One window of the Bradyrhizobium sp. NP1 genome contains the following:
- a CDS encoding adenylate/guanylate cyclase domain-containing protein, which translates to MATQEVQLKELVRPSDRLTLTFRTSITVAVMAFIIALAALLIAIQVQALHWATKEAASAYMDATSAKASGRLQTEMTAIASLVRVLATSSSVAESNESTETDPAIALFKAALQELPQIDSICVAFENGAWLQVRRTSDLNEEQRAKLRATPQADIAINSIHPGPGGELPMRRIFEDRQGNDVGQLDLWKYGYDDRKQPWYHDTMKADQLLVSLPYLSSSIGAPVITISAPLRGKVPGVLAANLKLDTFSDFVQTQRPGKHGTVLIFDSTGSLIADPDFAQLVTSAMTHPSQPQLPNIKEINSGVAAAVLRGAHGREHYDGNIRDDQGNDYLFRLAKFPLGEPYNVSILLVGAQGDFAQNIRRLQFTGLILATIAAAVFIPAVWIFGSRMSLSLKALTAEAVKLQNLAEPAPKLVVSRIREIHELGSAMSLAQRAIWSFARFVPKKLVQRVIDNSIATELGGVREEITVLFTDVRDFTTIAESVDPDTLMHQMSRYFSVLAEAVLAEGGTIDKFIGDAMMVFWNAPNPQPDHVERACRAAVAARLACEKLNAQFESEGLKPFFTRFGIHVGDAVVGNLGSAERMNYTALGNTVNLAARLEGLNKQFGTAILVSEGVYLRVRHCFLFRSIESVIAKGMTKATRIFELIGAAT; encoded by the coding sequence ATGGCGACCCAGGAGGTTCAACTCAAAGAGCTGGTGCGGCCAAGTGATCGGTTGACGTTGACATTTCGAACCTCAATCACCGTCGCGGTGATGGCGTTTATCATTGCTTTAGCCGCGCTGCTGATTGCTATTCAGGTCCAGGCTCTTCATTGGGCAACGAAGGAAGCTGCATCCGCCTATATGGACGCGACGAGCGCGAAGGCATCGGGACGTCTTCAGACGGAGATGACCGCTATAGCATCGTTGGTGCGTGTGCTGGCGACCAGTTCCAGCGTAGCCGAATCAAATGAGAGTACCGAGACCGACCCGGCGATCGCACTATTCAAAGCCGCACTGCAGGAACTGCCCCAAATTGACAGTATCTGTGTCGCCTTTGAAAATGGCGCTTGGTTGCAGGTCCGGCGCACTAGTGACCTGAACGAGGAGCAGCGTGCGAAGTTACGCGCGACACCTCAGGCCGATATTGCCATCAATTCGATCCATCCTGGCCCGGGCGGCGAACTGCCCATGCGACGCATTTTTGAAGATCGGCAGGGCAATGATGTCGGACAACTGGATCTATGGAAATACGGATACGACGACCGCAAGCAGCCCTGGTATCACGACACGATGAAAGCCGACCAGTTGCTTGTCTCCTTGCCCTATCTTTCGTCCAGCATTGGCGCACCGGTGATCACGATTAGCGCACCCCTGCGGGGCAAGGTGCCGGGCGTCCTTGCCGCCAATCTCAAGCTCGATACTTTCAGCGATTTCGTCCAAACGCAACGGCCAGGAAAGCACGGTACCGTCTTGATCTTCGACTCCACCGGCTCCCTCATCGCCGACCCCGATTTTGCACAACTCGTTACCAGCGCGATGACACATCCATCTCAACCACAATTGCCCAACATCAAGGAGATCAACTCGGGGGTCGCAGCGGCTGTGCTGCGGGGGGCACACGGCCGCGAACATTACGATGGAAATATCCGTGACGACCAAGGCAATGACTACCTGTTTAGGTTGGCGAAATTCCCTCTCGGCGAGCCCTACAACGTCAGCATACTGTTAGTGGGAGCCCAAGGAGACTTTGCCCAAAATATTCGGAGGCTCCAGTTCACGGGACTAATACTTGCAACTATTGCCGCCGCTGTCTTCATTCCCGCCGTTTGGATATTTGGCAGCCGAATGTCTTTATCCCTGAAAGCCTTAACGGCTGAAGCCGTTAAGCTCCAAAATCTGGCTGAGCCCGCACCCAAGCTGGTCGTATCACGTATCAGGGAAATTCACGAGCTTGGTAGTGCGATGAGTCTCGCGCAACGTGCCATTTGGTCGTTCGCTCGCTTCGTTCCCAAAAAACTCGTCCAGCGGGTCATCGATAACTCCATCGCTACAGAGCTTGGCGGAGTTCGGGAGGAGATTACAGTCCTTTTCACTGATGTTCGGGATTTTACGACCATCGCCGAGTCCGTCGACCCCGACACTCTCATGCACCAGATGTCGCGCTATTTTTCGGTGCTTGCAGAGGCGGTCCTCGCTGAAGGCGGAACAATCGACAAGTTCATTGGTGACGCCATGATGGTGTTCTGGAACGCACCTAATCCACAGCCCGACCATGTTGAGCGAGCCTGCCGGGCAGCTGTTGCGGCCAGATTGGCTTGCGAAAAGCTCAACGCTCAGTTCGAAAGTGAAGGTCTGAAGCCATTCTTCACACGGTTTGGCATTCATGTCGGGGATGCCGTGGTCGGCAACCTCGGCTCCGCCGAGCGCATGAACTACACGGCTCTCGGGAATACGGTGAATCTCGCAGCGCGCCTCGAAGGTCTGAACAAGCAGTTTGGGACTGCTATCCTTGTGAGTGAAGGCGTTTACTTGCGAGTTCGTCATTGTTTCCTGTTCAGATCCATCGAGTCGGTCATTGCCAAGGGCATGACAAAGGCAACCCGCATTTTCGAGCTGATCGGGGCAGCGACGTGA
- the urtA gene encoding urea ABC transporter substrate-binding protein, whose product MKSTSMLRGVLPGLFGLWLVSLVSTGHASEDTIKVGILHSLSGTMAISEPVLKDSVLMLIEDQNKKGGLLGRKLEPVVVDPASDPDMFAKEARELLSEKKVAVVFGCWTSASRKAVLPIFEQLNGLLFYPVQYEGEESSRNIFYTGAAPNQQAIPAVRYLMSKEGGEIRRWVLLGTDYVYPRTINRILSAYLAEKGVSPDDIMTIYTPFGYSEWRGIVDRIKAFGSEGKKTAVISTINGDANTHFYAELAAQHGDANEIPVMAFSVGERELLGVGIVPVGHLAAWNYFHAVNSPENKVFVKMWAEFNEQGDKMTNDPMEATFIGFRMWAQAVVQAGTTDVDAVRQAMYGQRIKAPSGFEVVMNTNHHLSKPIMIGKINSSGTFDVIWQSINPVRAEPWSRYLPESARRTADWTFPWVCGGCIEPTFHDW is encoded by the coding sequence GTGAAATCAACTTCGATGCTGCGAGGTGTCCTACCGGGATTGTTCGGTCTGTGGCTTGTGTCTCTCGTTTCAACGGGTCACGCAAGCGAAGACACCATCAAGGTCGGAATTCTACATTCTTTGTCGGGCACCATGGCGATTAGCGAGCCGGTACTTAAGGACAGCGTTCTCATGTTGATAGAAGACCAAAACAAAAAGGGGGGGCTGCTGGGACGGAAGTTGGAACCGGTAGTAGTTGATCCCGCGTCTGATCCGGACATGTTTGCGAAAGAAGCCAGGGAATTACTTTCGGAGAAAAAAGTCGCGGTTGTGTTCGGCTGCTGGACCTCTGCGTCCCGCAAAGCCGTTCTGCCGATCTTCGAGCAGCTGAACGGCTTACTCTTCTACCCAGTACAATACGAAGGCGAAGAGAGCTCGCGAAACATTTTCTATACGGGAGCAGCGCCAAATCAGCAGGCAATTCCGGCTGTTCGATATCTGATGAGCAAGGAAGGAGGCGAGATCCGCAGATGGGTTCTGCTCGGCACTGACTACGTCTATCCGCGCACGATCAACCGAATCCTGAGCGCGTATCTCGCCGAGAAGGGCGTATCGCCAGACGACATTATGACCATTTACACACCGTTCGGCTATTCCGAATGGCGAGGGATCGTCGATAGGATCAAAGCCTTTGGTTCGGAGGGAAAAAAGACCGCAGTGATATCAACCATTAACGGAGATGCTAATACCCACTTCTATGCGGAGCTCGCAGCCCAACATGGGGACGCCAACGAGATTCCAGTCATGGCTTTCTCTGTCGGCGAGCGCGAATTGCTCGGCGTAGGCATCGTCCCAGTCGGGCACTTGGCAGCCTGGAACTATTTCCACGCGGTCAACTCACCAGAAAACAAAGTGTTCGTGAAAATGTGGGCTGAGTTCAACGAGCAAGGAGACAAAATGACAAATGACCCGATGGAAGCGACCTTTATTGGCTTCAGAATGTGGGCGCAAGCCGTTGTCCAAGCGGGCACCACCGATGTGGATGCGGTCCGGCAGGCCATGTACGGTCAGAGAATCAAGGCGCCGAGCGGCTTCGAGGTTGTGATGAACACGAATCATCATCTTTCCAAGCCAATCATGATAGGCAAAATAAATTCTTCCGGGACTTTTGACGTCATTTGGCAGTCAATCAATCCGGTCCGAGCCGAGCCCTGGAGCAGGTATCTCCCCGAGAGCGCAAGGCGCACGGCCGATTGGACCTTTCCTTGGGTATGCGGAGGGTGCATTGAACCAACATTCCATGACTGGTGA
- a CDS encoding DUF417 family protein, with the protein MNRLNQLMLYVSKTAPFRSDLDRHLIRAAMIFTFFAFSIQKWSQYTAEMLVPLISHSPIVFWLLPAFGVRGAGFFLGTTETIFGTLIFLGYWSPRLGILGALGSIVTFIGTISIIPFLPDGWAREAGGFPIMTLPLGFLMKDVLFLVASFYLFKWDLTRAAKITRS; encoded by the coding sequence ATGAATCGGTTGAACCAGCTTATGCTTTATGTTTCGAAGACCGCCCCGTTCCGAAGCGATCTTGACCGTCATCTGATTCGTGCCGCGATGATCTTTACGTTCTTCGCCTTCAGCATCCAAAAGTGGAGCCAGTACACCGCCGAGATGCTGGTCCCCTTGATCAGCCATAGCCCCATCGTCTTTTGGCTGCTCCCGGCCTTCGGCGTTCGCGGCGCGGGTTTCTTCCTCGGGACGACCGAGACGATCTTCGGCACTCTCATTTTCCTTGGCTATTGGAGCCCCAGGCTTGGCATCCTGGGCGCGCTTGGGTCGATCGTAACCTTCATCGGCACCATCAGCATTATTCCTTTCCTGCCCGATGGCTGGGCCCGTGAGGCGGGCGGATTCCCGATCATGACCCTGCCACTCGGCTTCCTGATGAAGGACGTTCTGTTCCTCGTCGCTTCATTCTATCTGTTCAAGTGGGATCTGACACGTGCGGCGAAGATAACACGGAGTTGA